The genomic region CAGGGACGAGGAGGACGATGGTACTTGCCCTCACTGGTCCAATGGACTTGACAGCGTTGAACCATAGGATGAATCCAAGGGCCTGTGCCGTGACTGACACAAGTAGGGCTAGCCCTATTCCCTCCAGATTAGGCGTGAACCTAGGCTCAACCAAGGAAACTGGTGCCAGGAAGAGTCCAGAGAAAAGCGACATATACGCATTTAGGGCGAGAACGTCCCTATCCCTCAGGTAGACCCTGTAGTAAATGGTTCCCACGGCCCACGTTAATCCTCCCAGGAGGGCAATTACGCTTCCCAAATCAAAGTTCGAGAGTCCCACCGAGGCTATGACGCCAGTGAAGGCCAACACTATTCCAAGAACTTGAAGAAGGTTTATTCTCTCCTTCAGGACTAGTCTAGATAGTATGAGAACGAATACCGGTTGCGTGTAGATCAAGGTTGAGGCAAGTCCTGGGTTGGCCGAATACTGTATCCCCAAATTGAGAAGAACCAGGAAAATTCCTATATTTAGTAAGGCGGAGATCGACTCCTTCACGCCATATGCCAGTTTCCTCACAACAAGAAATAACAGGGTTCCTCCAACTGTCACCCTGATAAGGGCTATAATGAAGGGTGACATAAACTGTAGGGTAATCTTTATGATGGGGAAAGCTGATCCCCAGAACAATATCAGTAATATTAAGCCCATGTATTGCTTGGGTGGCACAGTTGCTACTCCGTTAAATGCTTAAAAGTTCATTTGTGAAGATAATATATCTCTAGATAGAGAAAGACGTTAATATGTATACAATCTCCTCACGTTTTACCTCTCAACTTCATCAAGGGAAATCACGTTAACTATCCCCTTTTTCCCTATCTTTCTCCTCAGTTTCTCATCCTCAGTCACCAGTTGGACGTTGAGGTCACTGGCTAAGCTAACGAATGATGCGTCGTAA from Metallosphaera sedula DSM 5348 harbors:
- a CDS encoding DMT family transporter, which codes for MPPKQYMGLILLILFWGSAFPIIKITLQFMSPFIIALIRVTVGGTLLFLVVRKLAYGVKESISALLNIGIFLVLLNLGIQYSANPGLASTLIYTQPVFVLILSRLVLKERINLLQVLGIVLAFTGVIASVGLSNFDLGSVIALLGGLTWAVGTIYYRVYLRDRDVLALNAYMSLFSGLFLAPVSLVEPRFTPNLEGIGLALLVSVTAQALGFILWFNAVKSIGPVRASTIVLLVPVSSYLFSYLLLGEIPTLEEAVGSAVTLFGIFLTFIPGINTRKLS